The following are encoded together in the Pleurocapsa sp. FMAR1 genome:
- the ppk1 gene encoding polyphosphate kinase 1 has protein sequence MTNTKSVDKAINLDDPKYYFNRELSWLEFNRRVLAEALDKRTPLLERLKFMAIFSSNLDEFFMVRVAALKKQMAAEVTKLSMDGRNPQQQLEAITETLTPMIEQQHQHFEKVLKKELTKSGVYLLNYVDLNQEQRTYINQFFEDYIFPVLTPLAVDPSHPFPYISNLSLNLAVVLKDPFLEQELFARVKIPQVLPRFVTFPAELSQKHRGKDEIWTGVPIEQIVTHNLEYLFSGMNILESYAFRVTRNADLSVEEDEADDLLLAIEKELQKRRIGGSSVRLEIEASIPAELRSTIIQELALEESDVYDVDGLLSLGDLMSFLGLPLPELKDEPWKSVLPPRLSWLKENEEEESGEGQNFFNVIRHGDLFIHHPYHSFSNTVLRFITEAAYDPDVLAIKMTLYRTSGDSPILKALIAAAQNNKQVVVLVELKARFDEENNILWARKLEKSGVHVVYGVTGLKTHTKITLVVRQEKEKIRRYVHIGTGNYNPKTAKIYTDLGLLSCREELGADLTDLFNFLTGYSRQKSYRKLLVAPVSLRGRMIEMIDREAENCRQGKTGRIVAKMNSLVDQQIIQALYKASQAGVEIDLIIRGICCLCPGKSEISDNIRVISIIGRFLEHSRIFYFHNNGKEEIYIGSADWMTRNLSRRVEAVTPIESPEIFKDLQEILGVMLADNRKAWELQPDGSFVQRKPKKDEETRSTHDTFMEMALQSAGISPN, from the coding sequence ATGACCAATACCAAATCCGTTGATAAAGCAATTAATCTTGATGACCCCAAGTATTATTTCAATCGAGAATTAAGCTGGCTAGAGTTTAACCGCAGGGTTTTGGCGGAGGCATTAGACAAAAGGACACCATTATTGGAACGTCTCAAGTTCATGGCAATTTTTAGCTCTAATCTAGATGAGTTTTTTATGGTTAGGGTGGCAGCACTAAAAAAACAGATGGCAGCAGAAGTAACTAAGCTGTCTATGGACGGACGCAATCCTCAGCAACAGCTAGAAGCGATCACTGAAACTCTCACCCCCATGATTGAGCAACAGCATCAGCATTTTGAAAAAGTATTAAAGAAAGAACTAACTAAGTCTGGCGTGTATCTGCTTAATTATGTAGATTTAAATCAAGAACAAAGAACCTACATTAATCAATTTTTTGAAGACTATATTTTTCCTGTTTTGACTCCCCTGGCTGTCGATCCGTCTCATCCTTTTCCCTATATTTCTAATCTCAGCTTGAATCTAGCTGTAGTATTAAAAGATCCCTTCCTAGAGCAAGAATTGTTTGCTAGAGTCAAAATCCCCCAGGTATTGCCCCGTTTTGTAACTTTCCCCGCAGAACTGAGCCAAAAACATCGAGGCAAAGATGAGATTTGGACTGGCGTGCCAATTGAACAGATTGTTACTCATAATTTAGAGTATTTGTTTTCAGGCATGAATATTTTAGAGTCTTATGCTTTTCGGGTTACACGTAATGCCGACTTATCGGTAGAAGAAGATGAAGCAGATGATTTACTACTGGCGATCGAAAAAGAACTACAAAAACGGCGCATTGGCGGTTCTTCGGTACGGTTAGAAATTGAAGCTTCTATTCCTGCTGAACTTCGTAGCACAATTATTCAAGAATTAGCTTTAGAAGAAAGCGATGTTTATGATGTTGACGGTTTACTGAGTTTAGGAGATTTGATGTCCTTTTTAGGATTACCTTTGCCTGAACTAAAAGATGAACCTTGGAAGTCTGTACTTCCTCCCCGTCTTAGTTGGTTGAAAGAAAATGAAGAAGAAGAAAGCGGTGAAGGACAAAACTTTTTTAACGTCATCCGCCACGGAGATCTTTTTATTCATCATCCCTATCATTCCTTTAGCAATACTGTGTTGCGCTTTATAACTGAAGCTGCTTATGACCCTGATGTTTTAGCGATTAAGATGACCCTGTATCGTACTTCTGGAGACTCACCAATTCTTAAGGCTTTAATTGCAGCAGCGCAAAATAACAAGCAGGTGGTAGTTTTAGTTGAGCTTAAGGCACGTTTTGATGAAGAGAATAATATCCTGTGGGCAAGAAAATTAGAAAAGTCTGGAGTTCATGTGGTTTATGGGGTAACAGGACTCAAAACCCACACCAAAATTACCTTGGTGGTACGTCAAGAAAAAGAAAAAATACGCCGTTATGTCCATATCGGCACAGGAAACTACAATCCTAAAACGGCAAAAATTTATACCGATCTTGGTCTTTTAAGCTGTCGAGAAGAATTGGGGGCAGACTTAACAGATTTATTTAACTTCTTGACTGGTTATTCACGGCAAAAATCTTATCGCAAGTTACTAGTTGCACCCGTTAGCTTACGGGGACGGATGATTGAAATGATCGACCGTGAAGCAGAAAATTGCCGTCAGGGAAAAACTGGGCGCATTGTGGCTAAAATGAACTCACTAGTCGATCAGCAGATAATCCAAGCTCTCTATAAAGCTTCTCAAGCAGGGGTAGAAATAGACTTAATCATTAGAGGTATTTGTTGTTTGTGTCCTGGCAAATCTGAAATAAGTGATAATATTCGCGTAATTAGTATAATTGGGCGTTTTCTAGAACATTCTCGTATTTTCTATTTTCATAACAATGGTAAAGAAGAGATTTATATTGGTAGTGCTGACTGGATGACTCGCAATTTAAGTCGTCGAGTAGAAGCGGTAACGCCGATTGAATCTCCTGAAATTTTTAAAGACCTACAGGAAATCTTGGGAGTGATGTTAGCAGACAACCGTAAAGCCTGGGAACTACAGCCAGACGGTAGCTTTGTGCAAAGGAAACCGAAGAAAGACGAAGAAACACGCAGCACTCACGACACCTTTATGGAAATGGCACTTCAGTCCGCAGGAATCTCCCCGAATTAA